AAAGCTGCTCGTACATTATTTGCGATTGAAGGTGTAGGAATTGTCTCTAGTAAGATAGACGTACTTATCCTCTCCCTCTTAGGCAGTGAACTACTACTTGGTATTTATAGCGGTGTGACCCAACTGATGCAACCCTTTTCTATTATTTCTGGTAGCATCACTTTGGCATCCTTTCCGGCTATGTCAAAATCAGTACATTTAGGGCGAGACAAGCAGCGCGAGGTAGCAGAAAAAACGATTGAATTGCTACTTTGCCTGGGATTACCTATGTTAATAGGAATCTTATTTCTTGGCAAAGATTTACTCCTATTTATTTACCAAGATCCGAGTTTTGGACAAGCAGGTTTAATTCTCAATATCATTTCCCTATCATTAATTACATCCTGCTTTGCTCGAACTTTAAGCTATTTACTTATAGCTAATGGTTTTGAGAGATTTAACCTAATAGAAGTGGTAGTTACATCTGCTTCAGGAGCAGTAGTGGGGGCGATATTGATTCCTCAATATAAGTTACTAGGTGCAGCTTTAATGTGGATAGCAATGAGTTTAGCTAACTTTTTTTCCTTGATATATTTTGTATATAATCGGATGTTTTCGTTGCACATGTGGGCACTTATGCGTCGCCCTTTACTAATTAGTGCATGCATGGCAATTATCTTAGGAATACTGACAAAAATTCGGGAAGATTTTTTAATTATTCTAGCTTTAGCAATTGGATCTTATACTATTGTT
Above is a genomic segment from Merismopedia glauca CCAP 1448/3 containing:
- a CDS encoding oligosaccharide flippase family protein: MAPKKLLKNSLSLFVNRLTQAIATFILSAAIARTLGAEALGQYLLAISYYYIFANIASQGLKTLFTREIACEPELTPVYLVNGTLLQIVFSLIAYVAMVIIVFLLPYSAEASSICYILGLTILPFTLSNITEAIFQAQEKMHLIVISTVPIYILRLLGIIWVIQLHYGITTVAEILVFSESLILVIQWLLLIKSVKPKWQINQEFIWNTIKAARTLFAIEGVGIVSSKIDVLILSLLGSELLLGIYSGVTQLMQPFSIISGSITLASFPAMSKSVHLGRDKQREVAEKTIELLLCLGLPMLIGILFLGKDLLLFIYQDPSFGQAGLILNIISLSLITSCFARTLSYLLIANGFERFNLIEVVVTSASGAVVGAILIPQYKLLGAALMWIAMSLANFFSLIYFVYNRMFSLHMWALMRRPLLISACMAIILGILTKIREDFLIILALAIGSYTIVISLFLVHQFGGFGSIWHKIFHKMQGEDL